tattattttcatttttttcacattgacaatttgtatttaatattttactttCTGTATTATTCCATATGCTATTTTCATCACATGCACATTCTGTATCTTTTTGAAAAACTTGATGATGATTAAATATAGcatcattattatcttgTTTTTCTTGAATAGgttcttttattatatgctccttatttttaacatatCCGTTATTTTCTACACCTTTATATGTTATTGTTGTGGTAGAAGAGATATTAGATGTAGATGAAGCTGAAGAAGACGAGGAAagaaaagaagaaaaagaagtggtaatataaaggaaaaaattatcattattattatcattattattattatcattattattattatcattattattatcatcattattattatcatcattattattatcatcattattattatcatcattattactattatcattactattatcattactattatcattattattttttttattttttttattttttttattttttttattttttgtttttatttcttcatcTATATCTGTCTCTTTCATATCTTGCTTGACATAGTGGTCTGTTTTTTCTACATCatgcatatttttttctaaatatatataatcgAAGATACacttataataatgtgttttaattatatatgataacatgaaaaatatatctatcaaaattaaaagtagaaaatttttaataaacgTTACAGTAAAAAGGTAATTCTTATGAagttgtttttttttttcatatttttctagacctattataatatcttctttatataaataattatttaaaggTAAATTGGAAACTAGGAAATTCCATAATTCTTCAAATGTAATACTATTAGTATCAGCACaataaaaagaagaatttaaatgaaaaatataataaaaataattataattatatggaTGTACTAaagaataatttaaatgtaattttttatctataaaaaataacaatgGTATTATATCCCTATCAGTaacaatataattttttttcttatattcattaaataaaggttctatttttgatttattatgtaaaataaatttcctaccattttcttctttaacccatttatttaataataaataaattcGTTTTTCAATATAGGAGTTTTCTTGACTTTCTATTagtttaataatattatcaaaattatcttctttttcattatttttatattcttctaGATTAACATCatcttccttttttatataagaattatttgtaaaatttttacaacttatattatcattattattttttaattccttcatttctatattatgagaactttttatatgtattttattttctgtATTTATTATACCATCTTGACATATAACGGATTCTATGGATTCTTTCAAATctaatgatatattaaaagtatTTGGAAAATGGTTTGACCATTTATTAGAATTGtttatatcaatatatGATGTCGAATTtaaatttgttttttttctataacGAATAgatgtttttattttaatattttcttcataataattttcatataaagAAATTTCATCTTGAgataaaatgttttttttttcataaatatttttcctaatttcttttcttttctgttgttcttttattttattttcttctattAAGTTATCATAAGTATTATAAAAGTctttaatttcatttttaattttgttGTTTCCTAAAATgtctttatttttcatgGTAGTgcattttatatatttttcatcattCTTATAATATCCATCCTGTAAATAAtgttcttctttttttattgttgaatacatattataattaatataatttttttccGTCTCATGTGTATTTTTCATacatattttcatattgttGTCCACCTCGTTTAAGGAAAACCCATCAacatcatcatcatcatcatcagTTAATcgtataatatattgagaaaataataatatgggatcaaaattatttataatttttttgtaattatcatcatctttATGTTGTAATAAATTAGAAAGATAAGAAACAAACGATTCAAATGTTCTCTTTAATATAGGATATACATTacaatacatataaatatctatattatcttttttagAAAAATCAAAAGAATTGTTTAATACCATATTATAGAAGTTTTCAAATTTATCTAATTCCTCCTTATCTAAAacattcatataatttctataaaaatgtaaaacTTTTTTAgatttttcaatatatttcttttttaatttatccTTCTTTTCATTTCCTTTATTATTCTCATCTTCCTTGTTCCCCAGAAGTTCTCCTAGCATGTTACGGATAATATCAagttttttcttttcattcatattttatcagagtgtatataaaaatctaagtatataaaaatgtacgtgcataaaaatatgtatatatatatatacatatttttacaGATATGGGTcgatattttattttttatagtATAGGTAAAGGGAAATTATGATATCTATATTTCAATATTTCCCTATTCAAATCATTTctacatttatataaaactaTATCATTTTAGTTATCAccattttgtatattaaaaaaaatatatatatatatatatatatatatataaatttatatgaatatattttatatgtgaGAAGAAACCTCTTACATAAAGAATGGACCCATTTTTTagagaaagaaaaaataaaaataaaaataaaaatactttacattttataaagtTAAAATGTTACACTTTTAGttttataatacattattttttttttttttttgcacATTTGATGAGAAGATGTTAATACACAAGGAAgcatttatattatagacactattatatatatatatatatatatttatatagaaataaGTTTGAACATTATTTTCCTATTACCTTttgattatattttattttatttatttatttattattattattaacatcttttttatttaaaacttataaaattattttcttctcCATTTTACAAAACATAATGAAGGGAGATAAAGCGAAAGAAATaacattaaaaaagaaaaaaaatttacatatatatatatatatatataatatatatattttttatttattcctTGGAATGCTCcttgattattatttaccatgggaatgaaaaaaacaacatagactatatatatccccatatgaaagaaaatatatattaataatttaaaaaaatataatttccatatatggaaaaaaataaaatgtcATACAATgcaaatattaaatatagggaaaaaaaaaaaaaaaaaaatatacatatatataaatataaatatatatatatataaatataaatatataaatataaatatatatatatataaatataaatatatatatataaatatatatatataaatatatatataatattatatattattaatttccATGTTTGTAAACTTTTCTTGCAATGACGATTTTCCATAGAATTGGAAAACAgtttaaatattttcccaacatatataatatttattttataaaaattaatattgtacgttttatgaaaataaaaataaataaataaatatatataatatattttattgtatatttttaggatgtttttttattgttagtttaaaaagtataaaatatatatatatatttatatgataaacTACAAATATCGAGTTATAGTTAAACTCCTTgtaaaaggaaaataaatataaataaataaataaatatatatatatatatatatattacatatatatgtataataaaaattcatcattttgatatttttatatatatttaacattttgttaatttttttatatttttaaagtTCCAATTTTTGTTCTGTTTGtgttttttaaatttacactttttaatatattttaacaagttatgtatttttttattacatttttgtTTGTAAAACATAATGGTcaaattaatttttacaaatacataataatatgtataggcatcatatatatatttcatttttataaaattaaaaaaaaattatataatgatgaatatagcataaaaaataaaatatatacgaatatgatatatatataatataatatatatatattatattatatatatatttatttatatttataaatgattgtttttttttttttttttttttttNNNNNNNNNNNNNNNNNNNNNNNNNNNNNNNNNNNNNNNNNNNNNNNNNNNNNNNNNNNNNNNNNNNNNNNNNNNNNNNNNNNNNNNNNNNNNNNNNNNNNNNNNNNNNNNNNNNNNNNNNNNNNNNNNNNNNNNNNNNNNNNNNNNNNNNNNNNNNNNNNNNNNNNNNNNNNNNNNNNNNNNNNNNNNNNNNNNNNNNNNNNNNNNNNNNNNNNNNNNNNNNNNNNNNNNNNNNNNNNNNNNNNNNNNNNNNNNNNNNNNNNNNNNNNNNNNNNNNNNNNNNNNNNNNNNNNNNNNNNNNNNNNNNNNNNNNNNNNNNNNNNNNNNNNNNNNNNNNNNNNNNNNNNNNNNNNNNNNNNNNNNNNNNNNNNNNNNNNNNNNNNNNNNNNNNNNNNNNNNNatattatatatatatttatttatatttataaatgattgtttttttttttttttttttttttctcttttttaaagttaaaagaatttttaagatataaaacaaaagaGAAATCTTTACAGTATAGcgaaaataattatatattttataattcttttatattaataatatttaaatggttattatatatataaatatatatataatttatatacattatgaatatatttctttttgCTTAAATGTTGTTTTTATGAATTAATTAGTaagttatataaaacaaaagaGGAAACTTCACAACATATcgaaaataaatatatattatatatttttttttatattattaatatttaaatggatgttatatatatatattatatatataaatatatatataatttatatacattatgaatatatttctttttgCTTAAATGTTGTTTTTATGAATTAATTAGTAagttataaatatacatacatatatatatatatatatatatatatatatcatatatatatgtatgaaagtaacattttgtatataattttatttaatttttttttttttttttttaaacttgtatttttttttttcttttttgtatacatgtatatgtaaaataagATTGTAATAGCCCACGAGAACATATAGTgcataataatttttttttggaaaaTTATAAGATGAAAAAGTTGGGTAATAATTTAAACActataaatgataataatcAGAATGAGGAATCAcaacataattatttaggttcaaatatagataattataaatattggcaatataatactatattattatacaatgttattatgatatatacTTGTGAATGGccttctttatttattgagTGGTTACCCAAAGTGTACAAGTTAGTTTTTCTAAAGATTTAATTTAAAGTGTcgtaatttttttttttttttcttcttttccctatatgtgtgtatgcacgtgtttatataaaatgatatatataaatatatatatatatataatatatttatctttttttgtGATAGAAATGATGAAGAATACGCTTACCAAGATTTAATATTGGGAACATATACGACGGAGAAGAATAActacatattaatattggaggtaataaaaatatatatttatttatatatatatatatatatatatatatatatatatatatatatatatatatttatttatttatttttttggggtattttttttcatagGTAACACTTCCTAGTGAAGAGTTTTCTTATTCCAGCTTTTATTACGAGAAGATTAACGATTATAGGCACAATTTTTGTAACGACACAAGCAAAAATTTCAGGATAAAGAATAAGATATACCATGAAAgtgaaataaataaaataagttGTTACCCAGAAAATGCAGATATTGTAGCGTGTTTTTGTTCAGatggaaatataaatatatttaatataaatgattattataataaagatgatgaagatgaaataaagaatgataatatattaacatttgATAAAACCTTAAAAGGTCATTTATATCAAGGATGGGGATTAGAATGggatgataaaaataattacatTTCTTCATGTGGTGATGATTCctatttatgtatatggGATATGAATACAAGTGACAAAATAATGCATCCAAtagtaaaatattttaatcataatattcCTTTACAAGATTGTTGTTggaatgataataatgtttTAAGTGTATCAGAAAATGGccatataaatatttatgatataCGTAATAAAACTGTAGTCAATTCTATTTGTGCTACGAATTGTACTTTAAATTCTATTGATGTAAATCctcataataaaaatatttttgcAACAGCTGGAACAAATAAAGAAATCGATTTATGGGATATGCGTTTTACAAATAAATCATTACATAGAATAATATCACAAAAAGAAactattattaaattaaaatggGATAAATTCCAACCAGGGATTTTATCATCTTCAACTAGtgataaatttatttatttttttgatacCAATAAAATTGGTATTGAACAAACTTATGAAGACTCACAGGATGGACCGCCCGAACTTATTTTCATACATGGTGGTCATTCATCAAATATACTGGACTATTCTTTGAATAATTCATATTCGAtggtaaaaaaaaaaaaatatatatatatatatatgtgcataatatgatatatatatttatattttcccttatttatttatttattaatataattatatcctttttattttttttattttttttttattattttttttttttttattgtagATGATTTCCTCTATAAGTGAGGATAACACACTTCACATTTGGCAACCTTCCAAGCAAGCGTATGAAGACGCATCAGATACATACGACGATACAGAAGTGGAATgaatgaacatatatatatatatatatatatatatatatgtatatatatatttatNNNNNNNNNNNNNNNNNNNNNNNNNNNNNNNNNNNNNNNNNNNNNNNNNNNNNNNNNNNNNNNNNNNNNNNNNNNNNNNNNNNNNNNNNNNNNNNNNNNNtatttgtttatttttaattattaatttttaatttttttttttttttttttttttgttgttttAGTCACCATTAAAtgatacattttttaaagtgcatacatatttatatatgtgtacatgaatattcttttaatggtatatttaatttttttttgtgtgttttatgtaatatatatatgtatataatatttacatatatattatatttattataaaattttttttaatatatgttaaaattattatattttaaaaaaaaattatgaaaaaattatatgtttaataaaaaaaaaaaaaaatataatattatattatataaataaataaataaaaataagaataagaataagaatatatatgtatgaatATCATTACTTTGGAAtagttatttttttattttatacaatataaaGGAAATTAAAATCCTAAATATCaccatcattattattaccatcattattattaccatcattattattaccatcattattattaccatcattattatcaccatcattattattaccatcattattattaccatcattattattatcatcatcattgTCCTTATTTTCTCCCTTCGcattttctatattaatgttttcattattttcatccTTGTAATCCTCGCCTTTTACATTATGATCTAGGACCGAATTATAAAAGGTATTAGGTTCCTTTTCTTTgatttcttcattttcttcattattttcattattttcattcaTACTTTCTTGTTCCgttttaaaatttataaaatcattttctttttcatgttcatcattatttacTGCATCCTCTTCGTTTGATACCAAAAAGGAAATTTTGTCCTTATCATTACTATTTGAAAGAAACATTAGATTCTGTGATTTCTCCCTCATATTATGAGAGGACATTTCATTAGTATAATTTATGTTCAATTCactttttatatgatcATTTGGAACATTATTCAACAAACGTctatttcttcttttgtTGTTTCGTACTAATgatatatcatcattattataacgATCTTTTGATGTGGTATATGCGTATTTTTGTTCATAATAAGgatcattttcttcatattcataatcttcattattatgatcaatactatcatcattattattattatcatcattattattattatcatcattattattattatcatcattattattattatcatcattattattattatcatcattattattatcatcatcatcgtcatcataattataataattactATCATTTTGTAAGTTAACAAtttccatattattatcatcattatagAGGGCCGATGAAGTGatatcattttcttcatcatataacatatcattattatatagaGCATTTTTATACTTTTCAGTTATCCAggaattttttatatcctctctttttttcatttgatCTACAATAATACGAGCAAGTTCTAGAAATGACCTTAATTTcgaaaataattttatggATGGTTTTACACGTCTTCTTATTTTTGAATGATCTTCACAGAAAATCATAGAATTCGGTATTTTAGATAAATCTGTTGTAGTACTATCTGGATGcgtttttaaaaagttataatcaaattcaaaaaataatttatgtaTACGTGCACATGATATATGAAAATAGTGTGTACACGTATTTTCTACACATTTTTGTGTATATCCATATGATaaattacaaatataacaagtatttttatttaaatatttttttattctatcttttataataattttataattattttttttcctgttcaaattataataatataaattggtatttcttctattatatagtatttttttattcatattatttaaattcttataattatttttattattatcattatatgttgatgatatatattctttatttttctttaactttttattaataaatttgttTACATTTAAATGATTTACATGATATCCACTTATTTCTGTTGTTGTTCCAATTGTTCctcttttatttattttcattttattattgaaacaaatattgttatatacAGAAAATCTTCCACTTTTCCATTTGTTATAAGTATTAACatttataatttgtatGTTTTCATTTGTTACTTTGTTTGAAAAACTAGATTcctctttttttatttccaAATTGTTGTTTAATGTTTGGTTACCTTTTTCACATATATCTTCAACAGTAGTTAATGCTACTGAATTTGTTATATCGTTACCTTGGTTATTTCCTAAAATATGATCATGATTAGAATTTTTGGActcatcattattttggTTATCATACgcttcattattatcattttgatCTTTGTTTATTCCATGATTATTTACCAAATTTAATtcacttttatttttattttccccttgatcattattaaaatgatttattttaatatttgcttcttcttctttttcttctttttctttataatctgatttttttcttttaaaattgaaaaaaacttttttataaatattattagaaCTAGTGacattataattattgttAATATTGTTAATATTGTCAAGAGGATACATTTGCTCAGATTCAGGCAGATCATACAATTTGTATGTGTTTCTTATAGGTAGCGAATTTCTCTTATCaataactttttttatatttttcatttgtcCTATATTATTACCGAATTGTTTATAATAGAATTGATTTAATAAACCTTGTTTTTCATCTTGATAATATTCtacatttaaataatgtaatTCTGTATCTGATTCataatgtttttttttcattaattctttttcatttaaattatttatattaatattatcataattatatatttgataatATTCCTCATTTATATCTTGAATAACAACTTGAGGTGTATATAATGCACATTGCATATGTACAAATACATAATCtctttcatttttcataaaactattttttttatttttggtTTTATcgatttttatataatcattaaTTTTTACCATTTTTAAAGCACCACCTTTTCTACTACATAATATACAATTAACATTTTCATAGTTATAATTATTAGCACACAAATCacaaacaaataatttcttttcataTACATCATCTATATCTGTTACacatttttcttcttcatttgaacatttttttaatgattGATAAGTTTTATCATTTCGAAAAAAATCTCTTAATTTATTAACAAAATTTactttttcttcattttctcTAGTAAATAGACAATTATTAATTTCGTTATGTattaattctttaaatatttcCGAATTTTCTAAGTCCTTTctatatttcatattattatcaatatCAAAAGCAACATTTTCATCATGGTTTACCAAATTATCTTTACAGTTCATATTATCTCcatgtattttattaccACTATTAAAATCATTACCCTTTCCaaaattatcatatgaatcgttcttatttaataatttatccATATCACAATTTGCatccatatttttatcttcaCAAGGATTAATAATGGATGattcatcattattattatggcaattatcattatcacAATTATACTTTTCACATTTACAATTTTTAGGCAAAATctcttcattattattattattattattattatta
This is a stretch of genomic DNA from Plasmodium reichenowi strain SY57 chromosome 14, whole genome shotgun sequence. It encodes these proteins:
- a CDS encoding hypothetical protein (conserved Plasmodium protein, unknown function); the encoded protein is MNEKKKLDIIRNMLGELLGNKEDENNKGNEKKDKLKKKYIEKSKKVLHFYRNYMNVLDKEELDKFENFYNMVLNNSFDFSKKDNIDIYMYCNVYPILKRTFESFVSYLSNLLQHKDDDNYKKIINNFDPILLFSQYIIRLTDDDDDDVDGFSLNEVDNNMKICMKNTHETEKNYINYNMYSTIKKEEHYLQDGYYKNDEKYIKCTTMKNKDILGNNKIKNEIKDFYNTYDNLIEENKIKEQQKRKEIRKNIYEKKNILSQDEISLYENYYEENIKIKTSIRYRKKTNLNSTSYIDINNSNKWSNHFPNTFNISLDLKESIESVICQDGIINTENKIHIKSSHNIEMKELKNNNDNISCKNFTNNSYIKKEDDVNLEEYKNNEKEDNFDNIIKLIESQENSYIEKRIYLLLNKWVKEENGRKFILHNKSKIEPLFNEYKKKNYIVTDRDIIPLLFFIDKKLHLNYSLVHPYNYNYFYYIFHLNSSFYCADTNSITFEELWNFLVSNLPLNNYLYKEDIIIGLEKYEKKKQLHKNYLFTVTFIKNFLLLILIDIFFMLSYIIKTHYYKCIFDYIYLEKNMHDVEKTDHYVKQDMKETDIDEEIKTKNKKNKKNKKNKKNNNDNSNDNSNDNSNNDDNNNDDNNNDDNNNDDNNNDNNNNDNNNNDNNNDNFFLYITTSFSSFLSSSSSASSTSNISSTTTITYKGVENNGYVKNKEHIIKEPIQEKQDNNDAIFNHHQVFQKDTECACDENSIWNNTESKILNTNCQCEKNENNIKDIKKKDNINESNIKEDKKEESFLSNELNAFINFLLLLWGINISFDHINHEEFLITEELSSDMDDNFINVDTNYSTNKCTTTNCNNNSNNYKDDDEKLKSINQTNKKVKCKKGDIRNNYSSFDTNDEDKEEKITNTWKMKTQNLYNKNYQSESNMNISIKKYKKNIPPKKKKKNEERTKSLIIINRNKINNHNNN
- a CDS encoding chromatin assembly factor 1 P55 subunit, putative is translated as MKKLGNNLNTINDNNQNEESQHNYLGSNIDNYKYWQYNTILLYNVIMIYTCEWPSLFIEWLPKVYKNDEEYAYQDLILGTYTTEKNNYILILEVTLPSEEFSYSSFYYEKINDYRHNFCNDTSKNFRIKNKIYHESEINKISCYPENADIVACFCSDGNINIFNINDYYNKDDEDEIKNDNILTFDKTLKGHLYQGWGLEWDDKNNYISSCGDDSYLCIWDMNTSDKIMHPIVKYFNHNIPLQDCCWNDNNVLSVSENGHINIYDIRNKTVVNSICATNCTLNSIDVNPHNKNIFATAGTNKEIDLWDMRFTNKSLHRIISQKETIIKLKWDKFQPGILSSSTSDKFIYFFDTNKIGIEQTYEDSQDGPPELIFIHGGHSSNILDYSLNNSYSMMISSISEDNTLHIWQPSKQAYEDASDTYDDTEVE